The Mercenaria mercenaria strain notata chromosome 6, MADL_Memer_1, whole genome shotgun sequence genome contains the following window.
ATCCTTAAGATTTTGCATCAGGTCTGAAGTCAGACATTTGTAAAGTTTTGTAGTATGCATTGTTGAGTATATAAGATGAAAGTTTACCGCATGCAACATTTCCCTGTGATAAACACTATTTTATGAAATCCGCTACGAATACTTAGAAAAGTTAGAGTGTCCTTCTGCTGCATAAATATACCATGAAGTATTGCAACTTGTTAAAGCAAATCCATTCATTGTAAAGTATATTAATTTGACGCTATGGCAATGACAATATTTacactattttttttacaatgaccGGTTAAAATAGCTCATATTGatcacttcgtgctcaggtgagctaaaaattgacaTCTTGTTCAAATGGTTTGCAAACGCTACAGAAAAGTAAATACCTCGAGCGtagcaaagaaatatattttcattattgaaTATACTCGCTAATCAATATGATAATGTAACAAAAAGCTTTGCTTTTACAAAATACCCTctaaaatataaggaaaacaGTGTAACTTGAGTAGCTGTTATCCAGTGTTGATAAAAAAGATCAGAAATGTCACTGtcaaatttaaccaattttaggAACTCAATGGCAAAGACTCAATAGAGACTATAATCGGCTTGTATACCACTTGGCCCATAAATATTGCGACAAAATTTGGTGAATCGCTTGAGTTAGAGAGCGGAAACTGTCACATTGAAATGTTGAgaaattcaagggtcataataaACCATGTAAAATTTCTGCATGTTgatttatctcgtggccacggAATTCATCTTGCGgccacgagataagatgtcgtgggAATATAGTTAATTATGTCATGACATGAGATACTATGTCTACGCCACGAGATAATATTTCGCGTGCAGGAGATAATTCTGTCGTAAACAcgaatagaaataaaaacaatcgaTTGTCCCCTCTATGCCTCCATAACCGTCTTCGACATTTCTTCTTTGTTTTGGTTTCGCGAATATATTCAACCCGACCacgccccacccccaccccttccCCCTTCCCcctaaaaaacaaataaaagtagcacgtataaattttgtataagttcacaattttattacttttttattttttgcaaaacaaTCATACACATGTTACCTTTGTTCCACGTGACCGTACTTACCTTTATTGCTGCCACAGTCCGCAAAAAGTTTCTTCAAAATAGTCTGATACCAGTCTATATCAGAGGAAACAATATAGGTAAAAGATTGTTGAAAagtattattttcattcaacCTCAAGTTAGTAAATATTCAACATATACAGTATGAATGCACGGCAATAGTGAATATACAATCataaaacaagtcaaatggtttatcgcggccagaaatttgtacaaaccggacaaaagctgcgaaattgtcatttgttcaggaaagaagcgtttaccataatgtccagtactggacaggtatagtgaccatgcacggacacagccaattttctcagaggggatccgatcccctgcccctcccccccccccccacaccctggaaattttgaaatttagcacttcattttttgcattctggaacagttttatggactaacctgttaaatttgggaaaatgataaaatcaagctttcttgaaggttaaattcttagtttcttttagataaataatatgaattatgtcggggtcgtatgtagcagcagccgcatatactttacatgcagtcctaatgttgcctttttcgaaaaacattttctttccttcttgtcttctttccttttttaaagattttccagagggggtccggacccccggccCCCCCTCCCCCCCTGGATCCGCGcgtggtgacatatcatgctttctgtttatgcaggtaaacttgtgtttggttaaattgtctgaacagtgtacaaactcattactgttttttcaggcaagggtggaaaaaaagtggtagacaatgaaagcagtaacatttttattaaaaaataaataaacaatgagacaaacatttccagcatctttggacggttcaaaaatcccatgttaaacatacgataaagcccgaaacgcgtgaaaatgttccgaatgtaaatcgggtgaagtaagcgctctatatATAACAGTTAGATTATGcatctagattgattaaactgggcgagtctacttagtacttattacttgaggatgaaacaaacgtgtttttaaatgttgctcttaaacaagggtggcggttaaactactaaaagtacaacaacagttaattcacaacaaatcgtacggtatgttttataatcagtagaagctagtcgtatttacgcttatgagacctgtttcatccacaagtaaagaattgacaggtccatcatgaaatattttccccagcgtgcaaatacttgtcctattcaatatgatcgcggcctcatcggccgcgatcaacaaTAAACAAATGATCATATTCGTATAATACAACACGAAACCTATAATGAGCTGTTTTTCCTTACGTTTAAGTATGCCAATCGTGTGCATAATattcatattaaaataatattcatattttcttaaagatcCATTTGATAATGCTTTAAATCTTAGGTTAATGACAGATAAAACAGCTGTCTTTAAAGATGTTTGCACTTTTGACACCTTTCGAATGGACCCGTTTTGGTTCTGTTGCTTCGTAAACGCAGTGAGACTGTACGCGCAATCTGACAGGAAGGGTCACCGTTTGATATTGTGGCGCTGATGTTGTTCATACGAAAATCAACGTTCTTTTTGGTTctatagatatatacatgtataatataatagtgtatatgaatatttatagGTGTTCTAACAGGCTGATTCAGCCTACTGGTTAAGATACAAAGACGATGAGATGAAAACAGATTACACCgtgttaaaatgttgtttttgataGGAAGTGACAAAAATCCCGtttcatatcataaaataaattctaaaagaGGCTCTTAAGCCTTGCTGAAAAGAGACTAAGAAAcgttaaaggtggttaatcagattttgaccCACCAaaggatttgttcgaaactttactTACTGTTAGTTTACACTTAATTGTGTTTACCAAGTTCTTAATACACGCCAGATTTTTactgaaagtattttcaaaatttaattttcgtATCCTAGTTGCCCAACCAAGCGTTAGTTTCAGCATACATATGAATTCAACGAACATATTTTGCCGaatgaataatatgaatataagcattttttaattaaagttgtcAAAAAGTTGCATGGACAggtatatattttgccaaaattcatcaGACAAACaggtttataaaaatattattacctccctttgtgtatcttggttgcgcaaccaagatagattgaaaatagatgatttctcttttaaaacttgccttttgtatCAGGTAGTTAATTTACCCAAATATCCATctaatgcaaatgtaaaaatggaaattatattgaaaaaaaaaagaaaccttttTGAAAACCCATGTATCAAAGGAAGATAATtacataatttcattaaaattaataaaatatgtattccaatagggatctaactatatataatagtttttttggagcttaaataaatctctaacaggatatataaaaaaactgaaatatgtcATATGATGTTGCTAAAATATGATTGTCCATCTTTAATACtaattgtacattatatatatgataattataattaaaatatatttcggtACAATTATGTACCATAGAAGGTTTTGTAAAAAATTGGGTCAATTTTAGCACTGTATCCAAGATATCAACATACTGATTGCAAAAGTGTTGTATTGAGAAACTTTGTATAAGGAGAGAGCTAATGGCTTCTTCTCTTTTTAAGctatcaaaacaaattaaacattgGAAAAGATTGATCTCTTGATTAACTTTGTAATTCAAACAACTGTCCCTTAATATATAGCGCCACTAAATGGGCAAAATGTGTGAATACATTTATAACAATGGCACGGTATATCAacaatttaaggtattagatcactaaaagagaacctcctttttgaagcgtattcaattcctatcataaacctacttttactgcaattcttaggggggcgtaggttcaagccttcTGGAACcaattttttcccttattttctctttttctagtaagtttttacttctttcaagatttattattgatttcgtgtacaaaaatggaaaaagatgaatcttataagcgatttcttggtgttcaaagtgaatttactaccgaaacagaaggggtagagttacacacctttaaaaatattgagttacacgcggtgaaagttatCTATTTTGCTTTctctcttagattatatattgtggaagaaatttaggtaggtttaacgtctgccctaaggttgtttttaaatggagtaagcaaaattcaaaacagaaacacagcatttgaccttattttttcaatgttgaagtatgaattctgtctcattaaatccgtttacttgaggcaccatagaaaaattatgatattgacatttttattttgtgttttataattgtttaccaatagtttgatgtttcttttatcaaaattaatggtaaaatgagttctctgcaaacgttttggatagtggctatcactttgaaatttgcctctacttgagcttgaggagataccacaagttatacaaaatttatataaaaaaacggcacggtaaaagttgtttagaaattgcaaaatagtgcaaatcacggttacctttcagaatataccaagcaaaagcaattttgtaaacattactataagtgatctaataccttaaaatcaTATAACACATGATATGATACAGCGGAACAAAACATATTGAAGATAAACAACCCCATGATTTCAGTTAATTCGCATctgtaaatgtaaacaatggatTAATTCGTCATATATACTCCTGAACTTCTGCTTTATACATAGTTATACCCgcctttaaaattgaaaatacaatTGGAATAAATCATACATTGGCTCAATGTTAtcacttaatatatatatttatgacctTAATGCACTGAATCATTTGTATTTTGACTCGCATATTCCTAAAAATaatatctattttaaattttcaaatttattgtctccctttaagttttgattgcaattttcatatttacttATAGAGCCTTTTTTATAAGCTCCTAGAGAACGGatttaacaaatcattttttCCCCAAGAACTAGCTCACTTTGTATATTATTATCATACATTTACAATGTGTCAGTCGAAGAACTTTTTCtctcatttatttttttctttaatgatacAAGTATCTGTTTCTGTTAGCTTCAAAAACATGGTAAGGCTGTTAGACATGTATTTCAATGAATAACCATTGATGATATGCCGTAACGTTTAATTACGACATATCCTGTATCTTATTGTTAACAATCAAAAGTCCAATTGATGTCTTTGCATCAGCGTATGCAAGCCTACATTCAATTTGAATGACAAGCATTTCAGACTTTCATCACCATCAGTCTTAAAGTCACCAGCAAAAAGCATCGACAAAGCTACACAATCAAGTTTGTTATGAGTTGGTTCGGGTATACATATAATTGAGCCACTGTCTCCTCTCTTTGCAAACACTTCATCGGGTGTTTCACATTCGGTTGAATCCAATGAAGTAGGTCCCAGATTGCTAGTATTACGTAGAACATATACGAGAGGATGACGGAAAATTGCGTCACTTCCAAGTCGGTTATTTACATTTTCACGAAGAGATAAATGTATGCCTTTTATTCGTTCCTCATCAGCACCGTTTGTACCTCTAACCTGTAGAAAACTTCCTCCTTCAATTTCAGAATTTTCGTTCTTTTGGACAAGCGTATTATTGCCCTCACTGTATTTCATTTTAGATGATTTTCGGTCATCCAATTTAATCTTTTTGTTTCCGGAACAACCTGGCTCTAATGAACTGTTATCATAGTTGATTTGTGATGGACTTGAACAAAACTCTATGTCCATTTTCTCTTCATCAGCATCTGCATCACTGTGTGCCTCATCGTATGATGTTTCATTCATAGTTGTATTATCAGTTTCCATAGCCGTAGTATTTCCATCTTGATGATCGTTCTCCTTAGAGATCAGAGAACTGAAGTCTTCGCTGAAACCACTTGGAATGTCAGGGACTGTATCTATCATGACTAAATAGTCTTTAGTATCCATACCTAACACGCTGTAGTCAATCGACACGATAAAACCCGTGGTTCTGCCAGTTGCTGCTCCATACTTGTAAACAGTATTTCCGATCATTTTTTCCGGATGGTCTTCAGCCAGTTTTACTTTTGTTATGCGGTCAGAACTTCTTTCTAAAGATCTTTTACATTCAGATTGCAAGGACGGGTGTATCTCTAAAGCTGCAATATCTATATATTTAAGTTCTCCATTTCCGTGATTGACTACTTTGGAACAACAGCTTAATAGCTCTCGTATGGTTTTATCTATATAGATGTCCATATCATCGCCGACAACATGTCCACATGTAAGACCGTGGAGCTTTCCATCTTTACTAAAGATAAATCCTCCAAGAGTCCCAAATCCCTTTCTTCCTTGGTGAATCAATTTATCACCAGGCTCGTAATTAGCAGCTACTTCTCCAGGTTTATTTTGGACATATTTGACAGAATATCGACCGCGATACTGATGTTTCTGCAACGTTTTAGCAATTTCTGACTTCAATCTTATTGATTGTTTTATGTCCAACTTTTCTGAAGAGGTCTGATGTTTTTCGTCTGCATCATCTTTTGATTTAGAATGTAGTTCCTGTTGTTTTGCGTCTGCATCATCTTTTGATTTAGATTGTAGTTCCTGGTGTTTTGCGTCTGCATCATTTTTTGATTTAGATTGTAGTTCATCTGTACCGCTAGAAGAATCTGTCGAGGTTTTCACTGTTTCTTTATCTAGATGAATCTCAAGCTCACCGTATATGGTACCTAAACCATACACCCCTGGAATACTACAAAAAAGAGACAactcaaataaaattatatacacaGGGTGTCAACAAAATTCGTTCTCATTGTTTTGTACATcaatgattatattttataatgcATTGTGCTTTCACGTTGAAATTATTCTTTCTATTTAGTACATTGCTTTCATTAAAAATGCCTACGCTGAACTAAACACCCATAAATCTTATTTCATGACAACGGATACGAGAAACATATAATCTCATACagcatatatatttcaaaatgtacaaaCTTCTAATATACAGAAAATTTGCTTCACGATGACGCCCATAATCTgtcatttaaatatgaaattatgtaAAACTGATGCCAGTTTCTTGCtcttcaaagtgaatttacctctgagaGAAGGGGCAGGGTAAGACATCTTTAAAATAAGGAATTAAATACTGTTTAATTACAGATAATTGTATGAAAAAAGAACCGGTATTGGTAAATACCAGCAAGTAACTGAGCGATGGAGCTGTGGTGATTAAAACTACTTACAATGAAAGGGAAAAACGATTTTATAGCTGTGATGATATTGTTATGTGTGTATTAGGAGAGGGAGATTGGTGGGTGAGACTGGTACttaaaaacaacattgaaaatcACTAGACATTGAAAGCATCTTAATTTACGGACAGGAAGTTATGAGGACAAGTGGGAGGGGTTGAAGAGTGTCTTATTCACACGTTCggataatacaaaaaaaaaaataaagtaacatACGAATGTTACAAGATAGGAAAGAGCATTCACACAACTTTTGGGCGGATGCAAACTGGAGAAAGTAGGGGGAAGTAGGGTAGCATATTATGAAAGATAATAAGAAACAAATCGCACCGACATAGAAGAGTATAAGGaggaaaatattcaaatgcaGTTTTGGGAGTTTGAATTTGAACGTAATCAGTGACCGTGACCATAAAGTGTTATCCCTCTTACTGTACATTCTCCCTATATGAGTTATGATAAAGGCAGGAAATAAGAAGTGACCTTCGTTAAAACACAGCATGTTATCTCAATGACTCTGAAATAGGAGTTACCGGATTCTAAATAAGATATGCAATGCAaaaccatgttccaaaaacgcagatTTCCCAAAGCACTTGTAACCAACAAATTATACAGTCCCTTATTAAAGCGTTTTTCTATGGGAGGTATTGGGAGACTGTGTTTTTGGGAAGGGTTTTCCttgttgtatattcatccttgttttgaTAATTATAAGAGCAGCTAAATAGATATGGCGAAATTGAGAACCATCCCACAAACTGGAAGAATGAAACGTACGGCGACACCGGGGCTCGGGCAGGAGTAATACACCTCCTTTCTCTTTGTATAGTCAACCTAAACAtcagttaaaacagttatctaaGTGATTTACCTATAGAAGAAGAAAAGACAGGCGAGGacacactttacaaaataatatgaaattacaaACATTTCAAGATCCTTGTAAATTTAGAATATAAAGCTAActtgttttatcagttgatacTCAAATGTAATATgattaagataaaataaatgttaataaaaagaaagatatataCTCTTGATTGAAAAGTTATATGTATCTTTAGAAAGTGACAGAATTTAAATCGGCGTAGCTGGATTTAAGATTTCTTGTATGTTATTCTATAATCTAACTTGGCAAAATTGTATATATTGCAATACTTTTAATACAGAACCTTTTTGCAGATTTATAGTAAAAGTCATAGCAAAAGGCGAAAAAATTAACTGTTATCAAAAGCAAGGGAAAGGCGCAACAAGAAAAACCACTGTGAATTTACTTACTGTAATAAGTCCTTTCTAAGTACGTCAGGTAGCTTCGCAGGCTGATGGATAGTTTGCTCAGGACTGTCAATATTTGTCTGTCTCAAGTAGCCGTATGTTTCGAATGCCATTCTCCGGATAACCTTTGAAATACGCTGCATTGAAAGAAGTTTCTTTTCAGCTCTTTCAACGACAGGCTTCATTTCTGTTTGTAGAGGGAAACAAATGAATTCGAATTTGTTACATTTCCGGGTGTATCTGATTCCATCGCGTCTAGCTTTATACGTAGATGATGCCAGTTTCCTTAGATGATGTCGTGTATTTTTTGAGACAGCTTCGGCCAAAGCTTCTTCGAATTGTATCTCATGCAGCAGACCATTGCATATCCACGTCTTCAGTCCGATCTTCTTTGCTAAGGGTTTCACTAGTGTGCATTTGATCACACGACACAAAGAATGGAGCAGATATTGAAGAATCTTACCACTTGCCGTTTCTTCTGTTTCTTCAGTCAACGTTTTATTTACTTCTATATTATTACGAGCATTTCGAAGAAACTCCTTTATAGAAATAGCTACTGTGTCGATCTCCAGTACATTCGTGTTCTCTAAACCACTTTCACTGGTTACATACTCGAACCTCTTCAGATTGGAGTATATATTCGAGAAACCATCAGCAACAAATTTCTCTAGCTTGTCGGAAATCGATGTGTTCAGGTCACAATCaccacagtcgattaaaatgtctTTTGGATGAAAACGATTCTTTGACGTATCGTCGCAAAGTGCAGCAAATATGGTGTTTTGGATTTCAGTAATTTGTTCCTTTGAGTACTGTTGGCTTACGTCACACTTGATGAAAATATTACTGTTCAATCCTAGCCTTTTCGTATATGCGCtaacaattttaaaagaagttAGCATGCcctgaaaaattaaattaaaaatcaattaaaatatctttttacagattttaatgacTCATGTAATACAAATAACACACTATGTATTAACACGTATAAACACAGTTTTACCTAGGAATTCAACTTAAAACAACTTAATCCAGAATAAATGATTAGGTATCAAAAGTATTGTTAGTCACCTAAGAGAGTATACGGATGctgcaaaacaatatttcaaGGCATCAAAAAATGATTTGATGAAACTGAAACAAGACAAACATCTGCACTATGTAAATATACTAAGAGTTTTACTCTGTCAAAAGACAATCATCATGTCACCTTAACTTTTTCATTTGAATCAATCCTTTCTTTCGAAGATTTAGTGTTGCTTGATTCTTGTTCTaaaaatgtaaggctaagtctTAACACGTATTTAAGGGATCGGATATGGGAACAAATGATCTGCAACTATTTTATTTAAGTACCTGTAATTCTTTCTCTTCCAAATGTACAAGGCTGGTGTGCCACACAACTACTGAAATGCGTGGTTCTGTGGTTGTTTCTTTTTGATTTCTGTGACCCGGGCTAGTGAACACCAGCTTACTGCCATCGATATCATGCTGCCCTATCACGTACACCCTAACACCGCGTTCCAGACTTTCTTTCAATTGGTCCAGCCCAGACATCAACAACGCATCGTGAAAACGCTTTGGTAGTGCATCTAGATACATAATCAAAAGTCTTTGCTTTTCACATAAACTCTGAATGCAGAGTAAGTAAATTAAAACCTGAGGTTGTTTGAAGAAACTGTAATACAATGGTTGataaacaaattcattttattgAAGTACATCTTACGAAACATGACAacaaagacataaaataaacaaacaaaaaatctcatTGAATCTCAG
Protein-coding sequences here:
- the LOC128557582 gene encoding uncharacterized protein LOC128557582, giving the protein MSVTLKSYVHDFPVLEVYPRIYYFYRRFRDLLTRYKRVEDALPKRFHDALLMSGLDQLKESLERGVRVYVIGQHDIDGSKLVFTSPGHRNQKETTTEPRISVVVWHTSLVHLEEKELQGMLTSFKIVSAYTKRLGLNSNIFIKCDVSQQYSKEQITEIQNTIFAALCDDTSKNRFHPKDILIDCGDCDLNTSISDKLEKFVADGFSNIYSNLKRFEYVTSESGLENTNVLEIDTVAISIKEFLRNARNNIEVNKTLTEETEETASGKILQYLLHSLCRVIKCTLVKPLAKKIGLKTWICNGLLHEIQFEEALAEAVSKNTRHHLRKLASSTYKARRDGIRYTRKCNKFEFICFPLQTEMKPVVERAEKKLLSMQRISKVIRRMAFETYGYLRQTNIDSPEQTIHQPAKLPDVLRKDLLHIPGVYGLGTIYGELEIHLDKETVKTSTDSSSGTDELQSKSKNDADAKHQELQSKSKDDADAKQQELHSKSKDDADEKHQTSSEKLDIKQSIRLKSEIAKTLQKHQYRGRYSVKYVQNKPGEVAANYEPGDKLIHQGRKGFGTLGGFIFSKDGKLHGLTCGHVVGDDMDIYIDKTIRELLSCCSKVVNHGNGELKYIDIAALEIHPSLQSECKRSLERSSDRITKVKLAEDHPEKMIGNTVYKYGAATGRTTGFIVSIDYSVLGMDTKDYLVMIDTVPDIPSGFSEDFSSLISKENDHQDGNTTAMETDNTTMNETSYDEAHSDADADEEKMDIEFCSSPSQINYDNSSLEPGCSGNKKIKLDDRKSSKMKYSEGNNTLVQKNENSEIEGGSFLQVRGTNGADEERIKGIHLSLRENVNNRLGSDAIFRHPLVYVLRNTSNLGPTSLDSTECETPDEVFAKRGDSGSIICIPEPTHNKLDCVALSMLFAGDFKTDGDESLKCLSFKLNVGLHTLMQRHQLDF